One Lucilia cuprina isolate Lc7/37 chromosome 4, ASM2204524v1, whole genome shotgun sequence DNA segment encodes these proteins:
- the LOC111687155 gene encoding rhodanese domain-containing protein CG4456-like: MVIVVLIVKLNGCNLRKTYCTIINNIPIVSYEEVKKLKNQPKILLIDVREPNELLETGQIPTSINIPLGQVAEELSANMDKGAFKAKYGRDKPDKNTEIIFHCKIGKRSQNAAELARSLGYKNTKNYLGSWTEWAEKEGLSK; this comes from the exons ATGGTCATTGTTGTCCTAATCG TTAAGTTAAATGGTTGCAATTTACGCAAAACTTACTGCACGATTATAAACAATATACCCATTGTTTCCTATGAGGAagtaaaaaagttgaaaaatcaacctaaaatacttttaattgaTGTCAGAGAGCCCAATGAATTGCTAGAAACTGGCCAGATACCTACTAGTATTAATATACCTTTGGGACAAGTAGCTGAAGAATTATCAGCTAATATGGATAAAGGAGcctttaaagcaaaatatggtAGAGATAAGCCGGATAAGAATACTGAAATAATATTCCATTGTAAAATTGGTAAAAGATCACAAAATGCTGCAGAATTGGCTCGGAGTTTAGGttataaaaataccaaaaactaTTTGGGTTCCTGGACAGAATGGGCTGAGAAGGAAGGTTTGTCTAAGTAA
- the LOC111687152 gene encoding rhodanese domain-containing protein CG4456-like encodes MKQTTTIKSCFAIFALQLCLLQAASHAESLNNSENKIEIAYYEEIKDLPNHPEKLLIDVRTPEELVQTGKIPTSINIPLSVLEQELSLNVKAEDFKQKYGRDKPAADMQLIFTCRSGRRAQQAAEIAVQLGYTNVKNYKGSWLDWAEHEGLPKE; translated from the coding sequence ATGAAACAAACTACAACTATCAAGTCGTGTTTCGCAATTTTCGCTTTGCAATTGTGCTTACTTCAAGCAGCAAGTCATGCAGAGAGTTTAAATAATagtgaaaataaaatagaaattgcaTATTATGAGGAAATTAAAGATCTACCCAATCATCCGGAAAAACTATTAATTGATGTACGCACACCCGAAGAACTTGTACAGACTGGCAAAATACCAACTAGCATTAATATACCGTTGTCTGTGTTGGAACAGGAATTGTCGCTTAATGTTAAAGCTgaagattttaaacaaaaatatggtCGTGATAAACCAGCCGCTGATATGCAATTAATTTTCACCTGTAGATCCGGTCGAAGAGCTCAGCAAGCTGCAGAAATTGCTGTACAATTGGGTTATACAAATGTTAAGAACTACAAGGGTTCCTGGTTAGATTGGGCCGAACACGAAGGTTTGCCTAAGGAATAA